The following proteins come from a genomic window of Aequorivita marisscotiae:
- the ccsA gene encoding cytochrome c biogenesis protein: MSSLKKILFSTRTMTVLLLLYGISMAVATFVENDFDTPTAKTLVYNATWFEILMLWLILLFVANIKTYNLTRREKWPILVFHLAFIFMFIGGAITRYVSFEGQMPIKEGQTTNEIISDLTYFKLNVSDGSKMRIYDKNSYMMSYFNSKDTKWPFKRTFEQNYRFDDKVISLKTLNYIPLAKDSLQITESGKKMLNIVTIGEGGRVNNYIPEGEIKNIDGTMFSFNKPDQDAVQLMEKNSVLMLTLPTDGRYMSMEGQQKGVVTDATLLAQQSGNIKANKTDTLNHRTLYTVSNTNFIIPESAFNGKIVYYKGDKNNPMDKNLLEVIQVELKSGNEIDTLLIKGGKGVTELNKTLKINGLDVSLGFGSKILKTEFELRCDDFLLERYPGSNNPSSYESKITVIDKGSENQHHVFMNNVMDYRGYRFFQASYFPDESGTILSVNADWWGTRVTYFGYFLLFLGMFFTLFWKGTHFWSLNNTLKKMHKKNSSLLFFLFFFGIGLATTPSFSQDYTGKIADTTLQPKQKIGPDAQFASREALGSNRIINLKHAEKFGRLLVQDFQGRIKPVNTHSLELLRKIYKKDTYKKHKITITPEQWFISMQIDPGFWANEPIIKVGLKGGEKLLRETGANAAGYTTYTNLVNPSTGVYKLDAQNNASFSKRKADQSKYDKAVIAVTERFNIFSNIAFGYYTNIIPVKNDPRQTWRSWIYSTEENAVTIDENAYSLLTPYFEGVKKGLKSGNWSKANNSIETISKFQQVWGKAIVPSPSKVNLEIIYNRINIFFWLMIGYSILGVFMIILGFAEVFSSETKYNNFIRLLTKILLGIMVFALTIQVIALSIRWYLSGHAPWSNGYEAIVFISAIGVLSGLLLYRNRNAFIPAAGALVAMIMMGFAHGGSMLDPQITPLEPVLKSYWLMVHVGIITSSYGFFGLSAVLSAIALTLLSAKPTQKIKRAIKELTIVNEMALTVGIFALAVGTFLGGMWANESWGRYWSWDPKETWAFISVIFYAVVLHLRLVPKLRGKLIFNVASLWAIWSIIFTYFGVNYYLSGLHSYAAGDPMPIPAWIYSTAAGMLILSLVAYFRNKANTKTKISKAPRKSLG, encoded by the coding sequence ATGTCAAGTTTAAAAAAAATTCTATTCTCCACCCGTACCATGACGGTTCTTTTGCTGCTATATGGCATTTCCATGGCTGTGGCAACTTTTGTGGAAAATGATTTTGACACGCCCACCGCGAAAACACTAGTTTACAATGCAACTTGGTTCGAAATTTTAATGCTTTGGCTGATACTCTTATTTGTTGCAAATATTAAAACCTACAACCTTACAAGACGAGAAAAATGGCCAATACTGGTATTTCACTTGGCGTTTATTTTTATGTTTATTGGTGGCGCAATTACACGCTACGTCAGTTTTGAAGGGCAAATGCCGATAAAGGAAGGACAGACCACCAACGAAATTATCAGCGACCTCACTTATTTCAAACTCAATGTAAGTGATGGAAGTAAAATGCGGATTTATGACAAGAACTCATATATGATGTCTTATTTTAATTCCAAAGACACCAAATGGCCATTCAAAAGAACATTTGAACAAAATTATCGGTTTGACGACAAGGTTATTTCTTTAAAAACCCTAAACTATATTCCACTAGCCAAAGACTCGCTTCAAATAACCGAATCGGGAAAGAAGATGCTCAACATCGTAACCATAGGGGAAGGTGGTAGAGTGAATAATTATATTCCCGAAGGTGAAATCAAAAATATTGATGGTACAATGTTCAGTTTTAACAAACCGGATCAAGATGCGGTTCAACTAATGGAAAAGAATAGCGTTTTAATGCTTACCCTCCCAACAGATGGGCGATACATGTCTATGGAAGGGCAGCAAAAGGGCGTAGTAACTGATGCTACATTATTGGCGCAACAATCGGGAAATATTAAAGCGAATAAAACGGATACGCTGAATCACAGAACACTTTACACGGTAAGCAACACTAATTTTATTATTCCCGAAAGTGCTTTTAACGGAAAAATAGTTTATTACAAAGGCGACAAAAACAATCCGATGGACAAAAATCTTTTGGAAGTTATTCAGGTAGAATTAAAATCGGGCAATGAAATTGATACGCTATTGATAAAAGGTGGAAAAGGCGTTACCGAACTAAACAAAACTTTAAAAATTAATGGGCTAGATGTTTCTTTAGGATTTGGGTCGAAGATACTTAAAACGGAATTTGAATTGCGTTGCGACGACTTTCTTTTAGAGCGTTATCCAGGTTCAAATAATCCCTCATCTTATGAAAGTAAGATAACGGTAATTGATAAGGGATCAGAGAATCAGCACCATGTATTTATGAATAACGTTATGGATTATCGTGGATATCGGTTTTTTCAAGCGAGTTATTTTCCAGATGAAAGCGGCACAATTCTGTCTGTAAACGCCGATTGGTGGGGAACAAGAGTAACCTATTTTGGATATTTCCTTTTATTTTTAGGAATGTTTTTTACACTTTTTTGGAAAGGCACTCATTTCTGGAGTTTAAATAATACACTAAAGAAAATGCATAAAAAAAATAGCTCCCTTCTGTTTTTTTTATTCTTCTTCGGAATAGGTCTTGCTACAACGCCTAGCTTTTCACAGGATTACACAGGGAAAATTGCAGATACTACGTTGCAGCCGAAACAAAAAATTGGTCCCGATGCTCAATTTGCATCCCGTGAAGCATTAGGTTCTAATCGAATAATTAATTTAAAACATGCAGAAAAATTTGGACGTCTTTTAGTGCAGGATTTTCAAGGACGAATTAAGCCTGTTAATACCCATTCGTTAGAGTTGCTCAGAAAAATCTACAAAAAGGACACTTATAAAAAACACAAGATCACTATAACTCCTGAACAATGGTTTATTTCTATGCAAATAGATCCGGGATTTTGGGCAAATGAACCTATTATAAAAGTAGGTTTAAAAGGAGGAGAAAAGCTCTTAAGAGAAACCGGAGCCAATGCGGCGGGATATACCACATATACCAATCTCGTAAATCCAAGTACAGGGGTTTATAAATTAGACGCACAAAATAACGCATCTTTTAGCAAACGAAAGGCCGACCAATCTAAATATGACAAGGCGGTGATAGCGGTTACGGAACGCTTTAATATTTTTAGTAACATCGCATTTGGGTATTACACCAATATTATTCCTGTAAAAAACGATCCACGACAAACTTGGAGAAGCTGGATTTATAGTACGGAGGAAAACGCCGTTACCATAGACGAAAACGCCTATAGCCTATTAACCCCCTATTTTGAAGGTGTAAAAAAAGGTTTAAAATCCGGCAATTGGAGTAAAGCCAATAACAGTATTGAAACTATAAGCAAATTTCAGCAAGTTTGGGGAAAAGCTATTGTACCGTCGCCATCAAAAGTTAATTTGGAAATTATTTACAATCGTATAAATATATTTTTTTGGCTGATGATAGGGTACAGCATTTTAGGTGTATTTATGATTATACTCGGATTTGCTGAGGTATTTTCTTCGGAAACAAAATATAATAATTTTATTCGCCTCTTAACCAAAATACTGCTGGGAATAATGGTTTTTGCCTTGACCATTCAAGTGATTGCCTTAAGCATTCGCTGGTATCTTTCCGGGCATGCTCCTTGGAGCAACGGTTATGAGGCGATTGTATTTATTTCGGCAATTGGAGTGCTTTCTGGCTTGCTTCTCTATAGAAATAGAAATGCTTTTATACCTGCCGCTGGAGCTTTGGTAGCCATGATAATGATGGGATTTGCCCACGGCGGATCTATGTTAGATCCTCAAATTACCCCGCTGGAACCAGTGTTAAAATCGTACTGGCTTATGGTTCACGTGGGTATCATTACCTCCAGTTATGGCTTCTTTGGACTCTCGGCCGTATTAAGCGCCATTGCCTTAACACTATTGAGCGCTAAACCTACCCAAAAAATTAAACGTGCGATAAAAGAATTAACTATTGTGAATGAAATGGCTTTGACCGTGGGAATTTTTGCCCTCGCTGTAGGTACTTTTTTAGGCGGAATGTGGGCAAACGAGAGCTGGGGACGATATTGGAGCTGGGATCCCAAAGAAACGTGGGCTTTTATTTCGGTTATATTTTATGCCGTGGTTCTCCATTTGCGATTAGTTCCAAAACTTAGGGGAAAACTCATCTTTAATGTTGCGAGCCTTTGGGCTATATGGTCTATTATATTTACTTATTTCGGAGTGAATTACTATCTGTCCGGATTACATTCATATGCTGCTGGCGACCCCATGCCAATTCCGGCTTGGATTTATAGTACGGCTGCGGGGATGCTCATATTATCTTTAGTGGCTTATTTCAGAAATAAAGCAAATACGAAAACAAAAATCAGTAAAGCACCACGGAAAAGCTTAGGGTAA
- a CDS encoding DinB family protein — MNTSFKIWKKNREQLLAYFNNYSLEQLNKIPSGFSNNLIWNIGHVIVVQQALVYKGSGLEGYVSEELFKLYMPGTKPTGNTSQQEVDDLKGLLMLLLEKTEADFRNGKFVTYNERKVGEGFILSSFEDAHQFNNYHEGMHFGYMMNIRKFV, encoded by the coding sequence ATGAACACTTCATTTAAAATTTGGAAGAAAAATAGAGAGCAATTGTTGGCATACTTCAACAATTATTCCTTGGAACAATTAAATAAGATTCCGTCGGGGTTCAGTAATAATTTAATTTGGAATATCGGACATGTAATTGTTGTACAACAAGCGCTAGTTTATAAAGGTTCGGGTTTAGAAGGTTACGTTTCGGAAGAATTATTCAAATTATATATGCCAGGAACAAAACCCACGGGAAATACGTCACAACAGGAAGTTGATGATCTTAAAGGGCTCTTAATGCTTCTTTTAGAAAAAACAGAAGCTGATTTTCGGAATGGAAAATTTGTAACCTATAATGAAAGAAAGGTTGGTGAAGGATTTATTTTGTCATCATTTGAAGATGCACACCAATTCAATAATTATCACGAAGGGATGCACTTCGGATATATGATGAACATAAGAAAATTTGTGTAA
- the folE gene encoding GTP cyclohydrolase I FolE: MKINGEKNIETAFFPNNKICIDVQDDSNKEKMESIKYHFGKIMETLGLDLADPSLQKTPERVAKMYVNDVFKGLDKNNSPKVSFFENTSDYKEMILVDHITIYSYCEHHFVPFFGKAAVAYIPKDRVIGLSKINRIVQFVASKPQIQERLTMEIGEKFKELLQTDDIAIYIEANHLCVASRGVKDNNSITSTTFFGGKFAKNKMKNRFLNSIQK; the protein is encoded by the coding sequence ATGAAAATCAACGGAGAAAAAAATATCGAAACAGCATTCTTTCCGAACAATAAAATATGTATTGACGTTCAGGATGACAGCAATAAAGAAAAAATGGAATCCATAAAATACCATTTCGGTAAAATAATGGAGACGTTGGGTTTAGACCTAGCTGACCCAAGCTTGCAAAAAACCCCAGAAAGGGTGGCAAAAATGTATGTGAATGATGTTTTTAAAGGATTGGATAAAAACAATTCTCCAAAGGTTTCTTTTTTTGAGAACACCAGCGATTATAAAGAAATGATCTTGGTAGATCATATCACAATTTACTCTTATTGCGAGCATCATTTTGTACCTTTTTTTGGAAAAGCCGCCGTGGCATATATTCCAAAGGACCGGGTAATAGGATTGTCAAAAATTAATAGGATCGTACAATTTGTTGCCAGTAAACCCCAAATACAAGAGCGACTTACTATGGAAATTGGTGAAAAATTTAAGGAGCTTTTACAAACTGACGATATTGCCATTTATATTGAAGCCAATCACTTATGTGTAGCTTCGCGCGGGGTTAAAGACAACAACAGTATAACCTCAACCACTTTTTTTGGTGGAAAATTTGCGAAGAATAAAATGAAAAATAGGTTTTTGAATTCGATTCAAAAATAG
- a CDS encoding RNA polymerase sigma factor has protein sequence MKLKNVDQKEPTEALIIEKILDGQIELFEILMRRYNELLYRTIRSYISTESDAEDTMQDTYIKAFQKLYQFKNEAKFSTWLIRIGINEALQRKRKAQKLRTIAIQQEDRVLQIEDRTIMDPERKTMYKESSHFMEKAIDTLPEKYKIVYMLKEVEGIGISEISSSLDLTNSNVKVRLHRARIMLRDSILSLTDHTTVFDFGNSKCDKIVANVMDYIFNLNPQH, from the coding sequence ATGAAACTTAAAAACGTAGATCAAAAGGAACCTACAGAAGCATTGATAATAGAGAAAATTCTCGACGGACAAATTGAACTTTTTGAAATTTTAATGAGACGTTACAACGAATTGCTATATAGAACCATTAGAAGCTATATAAGTACAGAAAGCGATGCGGAAGACACTATGCAAGATACTTACATCAAGGCATTTCAGAAACTGTATCAGTTTAAAAATGAAGCAAAATTTTCAACTTGGCTCATCCGAATAGGAATAAACGAAGCACTGCAAAGAAAGCGTAAAGCGCAAAAACTTAGAACTATTGCCATACAGCAAGAAGACAGAGTGCTACAGATTGAAGATCGCACAATTATGGATCCTGAACGCAAAACTATGTATAAAGAATCGTCACATTTTATGGAAAAAGCGATAGATACGCTGCCCGAAAAATACAAAATCGTGTATATGCTAAAAGAAGTGGAAGGCATTGGTATTTCAGAAATTTCCAGCAGCTTAGATCTTACCAACAGCAACGTTAAGGTGCGCTTACACCGAGCCCGTATCATGCTTCGCGATTCAATATTGTCGCTTACAGATCATACCACTGTTTTTGATTTTGGCAATTCAAAATGCGATAAGATTGTTGCCAATGTAATGGACTATATTTTTAACCTGAATCCGCAACATTAA
- a CDS encoding TonB-dependent receptor produces MSLFSDELKRVIIFGFLIVNIVSYSQKTYTGTVLDQNGQPLSGVEIMLEKHSSKGTISDFHGNFKINLESETLVKITHLGYKPVRLTLSKKFTTIILELDSELLNEVVISASREQQNRRDIPAAISVLSPTTIENTKAVELEQLVNQVPGVFMSASTVASNEEHMMAVRSPITTKALFLYLEDGIPIRITAVFNHNALLEMNGTSFQKIEVLKGPSSSIYGSDAIGGSFNFITKSPTKDFRSSVGFEINDMGLKRYELEMSQYTTEDFGFYIGGHYVERKNGPMAHSDYEKFALTFKTVHHVSKTTSWSNVIDLIDYRSDSNGDLSTVDYENGNYESDQTFTERVAKSFRFRSTLTKTWSSKNKTNFNFIFRNNVLGQIPFYRITQFKDDGQLTGEAIGEINSDRFRSIVGLIQHKLDFDFKESTLIIGASLDFTPQEYTANPIDIIVDTETGQNLDYQLNPDKFILNYTADINNFAGYLQYEISPVNALKITTALRYDKFEYNYNNLIESSAGAKDTYSTYNHFSPKFGVNYNISNAFGTYASYSNGFTPPQASDLYRNNFVETGGNVFKLKPSTYHNFEVGGYYQPSVKFKFDLSLYLLNGENTLVSLRDDSDNFFNANIGSTQSMGIEYGFKYQFLPQFSIAHNGSFASHRYIDFFDRGVNYSHTDMAAAPKILGQSRLNYTPTYFKGFSIGLEYEVVGGYNTSFEGQAITNQNLPTTATYPGHHVFNLTALFRTKKIELWGHLLNVFDTLYAVRSSYNVFRKENTFTVGSPRAFHFGIKYHF; encoded by the coding sequence ATGAGTTTATTTTCCGATGAATTAAAACGTGTTATTATTTTTGGTTTCCTTATTGTCAACATTGTTAGCTATAGTCAGAAGACTTATACTGGAACTGTTTTAGATCAAAATGGACAGCCATTATCAGGAGTGGAAATTATGTTGGAAAAACACTCTTCTAAAGGAACTATAAGCGATTTCCACGGGAATTTTAAAATTAATTTAGAATCTGAAACCCTTGTTAAAATAACGCATTTAGGATATAAACCTGTACGCTTAACTCTTTCCAAAAAATTTACTACCATTATCCTTGAATTGGATTCCGAACTTTTGAATGAAGTTGTTATTTCTGCAAGCCGCGAGCAGCAAAATAGGCGCGATATTCCAGCTGCTATCAGCGTGCTAAGTCCAACTACTATTGAAAACACTAAAGCGGTAGAGCTGGAGCAGCTTGTTAATCAGGTGCCCGGGGTCTTTATGTCTGCATCTACCGTGGCGAGCAATGAAGAACATATGATGGCCGTTCGTTCACCAATTACTACCAAGGCGCTTTTTCTTTATTTGGAAGATGGTATTCCCATTAGGATAACGGCAGTATTTAACCACAATGCATTATTGGAAATGAACGGAACATCTTTCCAAAAAATAGAAGTTTTAAAAGGACCTTCATCTAGTATATATGGCAGCGATGCCATTGGAGGCAGTTTTAATTTTATAACGAAATCCCCAACTAAGGATTTCCGTTCAAGTGTAGGTTTTGAAATCAATGATATGGGCCTTAAACGTTACGAGCTCGAAATGTCTCAATACACCACTGAAGACTTTGGGTTTTATATTGGGGGACATTATGTAGAAAGAAAAAACGGACCAATGGCGCACAGCGATTATGAAAAATTTGCGCTCACCTTTAAAACGGTCCATCACGTTAGTAAGACAACATCTTGGAGCAATGTTATTGATTTAATCGATTATCGCTCAGATTCCAATGGCGATTTGAGTACTGTAGATTATGAAAATGGAAACTATGAAAGCGATCAGACTTTTACCGAAAGAGTAGCTAAAAGTTTTCGCTTCAGAAGTACGCTCACTAAAACATGGTCTTCAAAAAATAAAACAAACTTCAACTTTATATTTAGAAATAATGTACTTGGCCAAATACCCTTCTATCGGATAACGCAATTTAAAGATGATGGCCAGTTAACTGGTGAAGCAATAGGTGAAATAAACTCAGATCGGTTTAGGAGCATAGTTGGCTTGATACAGCATAAATTGGATTTCGATTTTAAAGAATCTACCCTTATTATCGGAGCGTCCTTGGATTTTACCCCGCAGGAATACACTGCTAACCCAATTGATATAATTGTGGACACAGAAACTGGACAGAACTTAGATTATCAATTAAACCCAGACAAGTTTATATTGAATTATACCGCTGATATTAACAATTTTGCGGGTTATTTGCAATACGAAATCTCCCCAGTAAACGCTTTAAAAATAACTACAGCTTTACGTTACGATAAGTTTGAATACAATTACAACAATCTAATTGAAAGCAGCGCTGGAGCAAAGGACACCTATTCAACATACAATCATTTTTCCCCGAAATTTGGTGTAAACTATAATATCTCTAATGCCTTTGGCACATACGCCAGCTACTCAAACGGATTTACACCACCCCAAGCATCAGATCTTTACCGCAATAATTTTGTGGAAACGGGAGGTAATGTTTTTAAACTTAAACCGAGTACATACCACAATTTTGAAGTTGGAGGATATTATCAACCAAGCGTTAAGTTTAAATTTGATTTGTCGTTATACCTTTTAAATGGTGAGAATACATTGGTTAGTTTACGGGATGACAGCGACAATTTTTTTAACGCTAATATAGGGTCAACCCAATCGATGGGAATTGAATACGGTTTTAAATATCAATTTCTCCCTCAGTTTTCTATAGCACATAATGGTAGTTTCGCCTCCCATCGCTACATTGATTTTTTTGATCGTGGCGTAAACTATTCGCACACTGACATGGCCGCTGCACCAAAAATCTTAGGTCAATCTCGCCTGAATTACACCCCAACATACTTTAAAGGATTTTCAATTGGGCTGGAATACGAAGTTGTTGGTGGCTACAATACCAGTTTTGAAGGACAGGCAATTACAAATCAAAATTTACCGACCACTGCAACCTATCCCGGTCATCACGTTTTTAATTTGACTGCCTTGTTCAGAACTAAAAAAATTGAGCTATGGGGGCATTTATTAAATGTTTTTGACACTCTTTATGCAGTCCGCTCAAGCTATAATGTATTTCGGAAGGAGAACACATTTACAGTAGGTAGTCCGCGTGCCTTTCACTTTGGTATTAAATATCATTTTTAA
- a CDS encoding PepSY-associated TM helix domain-containing protein has protein sequence MKKNLKLHQWLMKWHFISGVIILPFVLILSVTGFIYLFKNTYESPQISDYRNLDVKNERLTFQEQWEIAGRNSSVKPHSVILSGKTDEATEFISGKFANVSHLFVNPYNGAITGEFIENESPMGEVRNMHGSLFLGVWGGRIIELVGCWLFVMLLTGIYIWWPVKKWSVFGFFIPRIKRGRRTFFRDIHAISGFWISILLVMILAGGLPWTEVFGNNFKKLQKITNTGYPATWDGQGLQSWPTKNAMSLDEMILVAKKYPLLGTVSLRFPKGKDGIFSVSNTYYKNLNAQKVIHFDQYSGRVLALHKWSDVGFLMRGRMWLMAFHQGQLGAWNFLLIACTASLLFIMSLAAIISYLLRKPKGKLQVPNVPSNFHPGKYIFLSIVILGLILPLFGLSVLLIALLSRLPLRKKQAKNS, from the coding sequence ATGAAAAAGAACCTTAAATTACACCAATGGTTGATGAAATGGCATTTTATTTCAGGAGTAATTATTCTCCCATTTGTCTTGATACTATCAGTTACCGGATTTATATATCTTTTCAAGAATACCTATGAAAGCCCACAGATTAGTGATTATCGGAACTTAGATGTAAAAAATGAGCGCCTCACTTTTCAGGAGCAATGGGAAATTGCCGGAAGAAATAGTAGTGTTAAACCACATTCCGTAATTCTTTCTGGTAAAACAGATGAAGCAACTGAATTTATTTCAGGAAAATTCGCAAATGTGTCTCATCTATTTGTTAATCCATATAATGGAGCCATCACTGGTGAATTTATCGAAAATGAAAGCCCAATGGGGGAAGTTCGTAATATGCACGGATCGTTGTTTCTGGGTGTTTGGGGTGGCAGAATTATAGAGCTTGTTGGCTGCTGGTTATTCGTAATGCTGCTAACGGGAATTTACATTTGGTGGCCAGTTAAGAAATGGAGTGTATTTGGTTTTTTTATTCCGAGAATAAAGCGAGGGAGGCGTACGTTTTTCAGGGATATTCATGCAATTTCAGGTTTTTGGATTTCAATCTTACTCGTAATGATTCTGGCTGGAGGATTACCTTGGACGGAAGTTTTCGGAAATAATTTTAAAAAGCTCCAAAAAATCACGAACACGGGTTATCCTGCTACTTGGGACGGACAAGGACTGCAATCGTGGCCTACTAAAAATGCAATGTCGCTTGATGAAATGATTCTAGTTGCAAAAAAATACCCGCTACTAGGAACAGTGAGTTTGCGTTTTCCCAAAGGTAAAGATGGAATATTTAGTGTTTCAAATACATATTACAAGAATCTAAACGCCCAAAAAGTTATCCATTTTGATCAGTATTCTGGCAGGGTGCTAGCCCTCCATAAATGGTCGGATGTGGGATTTTTAATGCGAGGTAGAATGTGGTTAATGGCCTTCCATCAAGGTCAACTAGGAGCTTGGAACTTTCTACTTATTGCTTGTACCGCTTCCCTGTTGTTTATTATGAGTCTTGCGGCTATCATTTCATATCTATTGCGAAAACCGAAGGGAAAGCTACAGGTTCCTAATGTGCCTTCCAATTTCCACCCTGGGAAATATATTTTCTTAAGTATTGTAATTTTAGGGCTTATACTCCCTTTATTTGGATTGAGCGTATTGCTAATTGCCTTACTTAGCAGATTGCCATTAAGAAAAAAACAAGCTAAAAATTCTTGA
- a CDS encoding phosphatase PAP2 family protein: MRQTLFEFIVKLGAFLRHTFRKDNPKLPYILIVLAALILVIAGTSIFIELTETLKEEELDLFDQQIAEFVISFRSDTLTKYFVFITNIGDLYGYIIMLILAIIASVLYFKNWKYILQTVFVLLLASISNVMLKRLVDRARPGGEHLVVVETLSYPSGHAMSAMAFYGFLIYLFSRFKINRWLKYLIIAVLITMILSIGLSRIYLGVHFPSDVAGGYIAGLIWVFFCILLFNLAEVFRRDPKV; the protein is encoded by the coding sequence ATGAGGCAAACCCTTTTTGAATTTATTGTGAAACTGGGAGCTTTCCTAAGACACACCTTTAGGAAAGATAATCCAAAGCTTCCGTATATTCTTATAGTGTTGGCAGCGTTAATTTTAGTAATTGCTGGAACGAGTATTTTTATTGAATTAACCGAAACATTAAAGGAAGAGGAATTAGATCTTTTTGATCAACAAATTGCAGAATTTGTAATTTCATTTCGTTCAGATACACTAACTAAGTACTTTGTTTTTATAACGAATATAGGTGATTTATACGGCTATATTATAATGCTTATACTTGCAATTATAGCCTCCGTTTTATACTTTAAAAACTGGAAGTATATTCTTCAAACTGTTTTTGTTTTACTGTTGGCTTCAATCTCTAATGTAATGTTAAAGCGCTTGGTAGATCGAGCACGCCCAGGTGGTGAACATTTGGTGGTTGTAGAAACCTTGAGCTACCCCAGTGGGCACGCTATGAGCGCCATGGCCTTTTATGGTTTTTTAATTTATTTATTCTCCAGATTTAAAATAAATAGATGGCTTAAATACCTTATTATCGCCGTATTGATAACCATGATTTTAAGCATAGGCCTTAGCCGAATTTATCTCGGCGTCCATTTTCCCTCCGACGTTGCCGGTGGATATATTGCAGGGTTAATTTGGGTGTTTTTCTGTATTTTGCTTTTTAATCTCGCCGAAGTATTTAGAAGAGATCCAAAAGTGTAA
- a CDS encoding SanA/YdcF family protein codes for MIKKRILQLLGLGVFGMLLLIFISNYTIAKTTENKTFSNVSTIQKNRVGLLLGTAKYYKEGGINLYFQYRIDAAVALYNNNKIDFILVSGDNRTLNYNEPITFKKELIKRGIPEEIIFLDYAGFRTLDSVVRANAIFGQTEITIISQQFHNERAIYIAEKKGINAIGFNARDVDGANGIKVKLREYFARTKAFLDIIFHVEPKFYGESIEIKRVKKVDTILKVDSLEIKQAENEL; via the coding sequence ATGATCAAAAAACGAATATTACAATTATTAGGCTTAGGCGTTTTTGGAATGCTGCTGTTAATCTTCATTTCAAATTATACCATTGCGAAAACAACCGAAAACAAAACATTTTCGAATGTTTCAACTATACAAAAAAATAGAGTTGGGCTATTATTGGGTACAGCCAAATACTACAAAGAAGGTGGGATAAACCTATATTTTCAATATAGAATTGATGCCGCTGTGGCATTGTATAACAACAACAAAATTGATTTTATTTTGGTGAGTGGCGATAATAGAACGCTAAACTATAATGAACCTATAACCTTTAAAAAGGAATTAATTAAACGGGGAATCCCCGAAGAGATAATTTTTTTAGACTATGCAGGTTTCCGAACTTTAGACTCTGTAGTGCGCGCCAATGCAATTTTTGGACAAACCGAAATCACCATTATTTCGCAACAGTTTCACAATGAAAGAGCTATTTATATTGCCGAAAAAAAAGGAATCAACGCCATTGGGTTTAATGCCCGGGATGTTGATGGTGCTAATGGCATCAAGGTAAAATTGCGCGAATACTTTGCGCGAACTAAAGCTTTTTTAGATATAATATTTCACGTTGAACCTAAATTTTACGGAGAATCCATTGAAATTAAAAGAGTAAAAAAAGTAGATACAATACTAAAAGTAGATAGTCTTGAAATAAAGCAAGCTGAAAATGAACTTTAA
- a CDS encoding pentapeptide repeat-containing protein — translation MNFKYIDEQTFAHINYAEKRLEIAEYEYCTFNNCNFSNSLLSEIKFSECEFIQCNFSNANLANASFQDVKFANCKMLGLQFEACSQFGFAATFQSCQLDHSIFFKVKLNRSNFLNSQLKGVDFSEADLKKSKLIGCNLQDATFQNTILELADFRNATNYSIDPEQNRIKAAKFSMPDVVGLLDKYLLKIEN, via the coding sequence ATGAACTTTAAGTATATAGACGAACAGACGTTCGCACATATTAATTATGCCGAAAAACGATTGGAAATTGCCGAATATGAATATTGCACTTTTAACAATTGTAATTTTTCAAACAGTTTGCTCTCCGAAATCAAGTTTTCGGAATGTGAGTTTATTCAGTGCAATTTCAGCAATGCTAATTTGGCAAACGCTTCTTTTCAGGATGTAAAGTTTGCAAATTGCAAAATGCTCGGTTTGCAATTTGAAGCATGCAGTCAATTTGGTTTCGCCGCAACTTTTCAGAGCTGCCAATTAGATCATTCAATTTTCTTTAAAGTGAAATTGAACAGAAGCAACTTCTTAAATTCGCAATTAAAAGGGGTAGATTTTAGCGAAGCAGATTTAAAAAAATCGAAACTCATTGGCTGTAACTTGCAAGATGCAACTTTTCAAAATACAATTCTGGAGTTGGCAGATTTCCGAAACGCGACTAATTATTCCATAGATCCCGAACAAAACCGAATAAAAGCAGCAAAATTTTCGATGCCAGATGTTGTAGGGCTTTTGGATAAATATCTGCTTAAAATTGAAAACTGA